A genome region from Sardina pilchardus chromosome 22, fSarPil1.1, whole genome shotgun sequence includes the following:
- the LOC134070699 gene encoding zinc finger MIZ domain-containing protein 1-like isoform X3, whose product MNSIPSMDRHIQQTNDRLVCIKQHLQNPANFHTAATELLDWCGDPRAFQRPFEQSLMGCLTVVSRVAAQQGFDLDLGYRLLAVCAANRDKFTPKSAALLSSWCEELGRLLLLRHQKSRQGESQGKVPMQPPMGPMKPGLSHGDGSFPYDSVAWQQNTNQPPGSLSVVTTVWGVTNTSQSQVLGNPMASGQNPMNPSGNPMGSGMSGGNPGINPSQFPGQQQQFSGKGNSNQQYMQQNMYGRPSYPGGGGYGGSYPGGPNTPGGMGMPPHSRPPSDFTQPAAAAAAAAVAAAAATATATATATVAALQETQNKDMNQYGPMSSSFQMGPNQAYGGQFMNQQGPRGPPSLPGNMNPMGGGGGGMNAPNMGVPPMGMNQPRPQGMAPFGNHGQRMPQQGYPGPRGPQGMPMQGMKRQYPGEVGAVAMAAPLSARSPTTFTNNYGGQQYGPNSQFAGQQGQYANPNAARPLPSPNYPGQRMPGQQNPGQYPPPGAGMGQYFKQEPFNGQSGNFSGSGFQYGQGNMNGAPRPVGNYPHSPVPGNPTPPMTPGMPPYLSPGQDVKPIFPPDIKPNMSALPPPPGNPHEELRLTFPVRDGVVLEPFRLEHNLAVSNHVFHLRPSVHQTLMWRSDLELQFKCYHHEDRQMNTNWPASVQVSVNATPLTIERGDNKTSHKPLHLKQVCQPGRNTIQITVTACCCSHLFVLQLVHRPSVRSVLQGLLKKRLLPAEHCITKVKRNFSSVAASSGNTTMNGEDGVEQTAIKVSLKCPITFRRIQLPARGHDCKHVQCFDLESYLQLNCERGTWRCPVCNKTALLEGLEVDQYMWGILNAIQNSEFEEVTIDPTCSWRPVAIKSEMHIKEDPDGPMAKRFKTMSPSQMIMPNVMEMIAQLGPGPSPYPNIPSQQGGNSGEYGNQGNNFQGHGTFDFPHGNVGGSSVNDFMHGPQLSHPPDMPNSLMGPDKPLSHGMSDTVPHSVSTDSPHNPMQQSLHGPSHGPSHGPGTPTGQSLHHGGPPGQQPGRQQQQQPNQSQASQQQQQQQQQAQQQQQQQQGPNSHPHPHPDLGFNPSGGLEGSGQVPPDMPEPSLDLLPELANPDDLLSYLDPPDLPSNNNDDLLSLFENN is encoded by the exons CGCTGCTGTCGTCCTGGTGTGAGGAGCTGGGTCGTCTGCTGCTGCTCCGGCACCAGAAGTCTCGACAGGGCGAGTCGCAGGGGAAAGTGCCCATGCAGCCGCCCATGGGCCCCATGAAGCCCGGCCTGTCTCACGG CGACGGGTCATTTCCGTACGACTCGGTCGCCTGGCAACAAAACACCAATCAGCCTCCCGGATCACTCTCCGTGGTGACCACTGTCTGGGGCGTGACCAACACGTCACAAAGCCAG gtTTTGGGGAACCCCATGGCGAGCGGCCAGAACCCCATGAACCCCAGCGGCAACCCCATGGGCTCGGGCATGTCGGGGGGCAACCCGGGCATCAACCCGTCCCAGTTCcccggccagcagcagcagttctcAGGCAAGGGCAACAGCAACCAGCAGTACATGCAGCAGAACATGTACGGCCGGCCCAGCTACCCCGGCGGAGGGGGCTACGGGGGCAG CTACCCCGGCGGTCCCAACACTCCCGGAGGTATGGGAATGCCTCCCCATTCCCGACCGCCCTCCGACTTCACCCAGCCTGCTGcggccgctgccgccgccgcagtcgccgccgccgccgccacggcAACCGCTACTGCCACGGCAACGGTCGCCGCCCTGCAGGAGACCCAGAACAAGGACATGAACCAATACGGACCG ATGTCTTCCTCTTTCCAGATGGGACCCAACCAGGCGTACGGCGGCCAGTTCATGAACCAGCAGGGGCCCCGGGGACCGCCCTCCCTGCCGGGCAACATGAACCCcatgggcggcggcggcggcggcatgaACGCGCCCAACATGGGCGTGCCTCCCATGGGCATGAACCAGCCGCGGCCCCAGGGCATGGCGCCCTTCGGGAACCACGGGCAGCGGATGCCCCAGCAGGGCTACCCAGGCCCCCGGGGCCCGCAGGGGATGCCCATGCAGGGCATGAAGAGGCAGTACCCGGGGGAGGTGGGTGCAGTCGCCATGGCAGCACCACTGAGCGCTAGATCCCCGACTACATTCACA AACAACTACGGGGGCCAGCAGTACGGACCAAACAGCCAGTTCGCCGGTCAGCAGGGGCAGTACGCCAACCCCAACGCCGCCCGGCCGCTCCCCTCGCCCAACTACCCGGGTCAGAGGATGCCGGGGCAACAGAACCCTGGCCAGTACCCTCCACCAGGTGCGGGCATGGGCCAGTATTTCAAG CAGGAGCCATTTAATGGGCAGAGTGGTAATTTCTCTGGGAGTGGATTCCAATATGGCCAAGGGAATATGAACGGG GCTCCTCGGCCGGTGGGTAACTACCCGCATTCGCCGGTACCCGGCAACCCCACGCCCCCCATGACCCCAGGAATGCCGCCATACCTGTCGCCCGGCCAGGACGTGAAGCCGATATTCCCGCCCGACATCAAGCCAAATATGAGCGCACTGCCCCCACCACCAG gGAACCCCCATGAGGAGCTGCGTTTGACCTTCCCTGTGCGGGACGGCGTGGTCCTGGAGCCCTTCCGGCTGGAGCACAACCTGGCCGTCAGCAACCACGTGTTCCATCTGCGACCGTCCGTGCACCAGACGCTCATGTGGAG GTCGGACCTGGAGCTGCAGTTTAAGTGCTACCACCACGAGGACCGTCAGATGAACACCAACTGGCCGGCGTCGGTGCAGGTGAGCGTCAACGCCACGCCGCTCACCATCGAGAGGGGCGACAACAAGACGTCCCACAAGCCCCTGCACCTGAAGCAGGTGTGCCAGCCGGGCAGGAACACCATCCAGATCACCGTCACGGCCTGCTGCTGT TCGCACCTGTTTGTGCTGCAGCTGGTGCATCGGCCGTCGGTGCGCTCGGTCCTGCAGGGCCTGCTGAAGAAGAGGCTGCTCCCCGCCGAGCACTGCATCACCAAAg TGAAGAGGAACTTCAGCAGCGTAGCGGCTTCGTCTGGGAACACCACAATGAACGGAGAGGACGGCGTCGAACAGACTGCCATCAAAGTGTCGCTCAAGTGTCCGATCACCTTCCGGCGGATCCAGCTACCGGCGCGGGGACACGACTGTAAACACGTACAG TGCTTTGACTTGGAGTCCTACTTGCAGTTGAATTGTGAGCGAGGGACGTGGCGATGTCCAGTATGCAA TAAAACCGCATTGTTAGAGGGCCTGGAAGTCGACCAATATATGTGGGGCATCCTAAACGCTATACAAAA CTCGGAGTTTGAGGAGGTGACCATCGACCCGACATGTAGCTGGCGGCCGGTGGCCATCAAGTCAGAGATGCACATCAAGGAGGACCCCGACGGACCGATGGCCAAGCGCTTCAAGACCATGAGCCCGAGCCAGATGATCATGCCCAACGTGATGGAGATGATCGCCCAGCTGGGGCCGGGCCCGTCGCCGTACCCCAACATACCGTCGCAACAAGGTGGAAACAGCGGCGAATACGGCAACCAAG gcAACAATTTCCAGGGGCACGGGACCTTTGACTTCCCCCACGGCAACGTCGGAGGCTCGTCGGTGAATGACTTTATGCACGGCCCCCAGCTCTCGCACCCGCCGGACATGCCCAACTCACTCATGGGCCCGGACAAGCCCCTCAGCCACGGCATGTCGGACACA gTACCTCATTCTGTCAGCACTGACTCGCCCCACAATCCCATGCAGCAGAGCCTGCACGGGCCGTCCCACGGGCCGTCTCACGGGCCGGGCACCCCTACAGGGCAGTCGCTCCACCACGGTGGTCCTCCAGGCCAGCAGCCCGgtcgccagcagcagcagcagcccaatCAATCCCAGgcctcccagcagcagcagcagcagcagcaacaggcccagcagcagcagcagcagcagcaaggccCCAACAGCCACCCGCACCCCCACCCAGACCTCGGCTTCAACCCCTCGGGCGGCCTGGAGGGGTCGGGCCAAGTGCCGCCAGACATGCCCGAGCCCTCTCTGGAT CTTCTCCCTGAACTTGCGAACCCAGACGACCTGTTGTCTTACCTGGACCCCCCAGATCTTCCCAGCAATAACAACGACGACCTTCTGTCCCTGTTTGAAAATAACTGA
- the LOC134070699 gene encoding zinc finger MIZ domain-containing protein 1-like isoform X1: MNSIPSMDRHIQQTNDRLVCIKQHLQNPANFHTAATELLDWCGDPRAFQRPFEQSLMGCLTVVSRVAAQQGFDLDLGYRLLAVCAANRDKFTPKSAALLSSWCEELGRLLLLRHQKSRQGESQGKVPMQPPMGPMKPGLSHGDGSFPYDSVAWQQNTNQPPGSLSVVTTVWGVTNTSQSQVLGNPMASGQNPMNPSGNPMGSGMSGGNPGINPSQFPGQQQQFSGKGNSNQQYMQQNMYGRPSYPGGGGYGGSYPGGPNTPGGMGMPPHSRPPSDFTQPAAAAAAAAVAAAAATATATATATVAALQETQNKDMNQYGPMSSSFQMGPNQAYGGQFMNQQGPRGPPSLPGNMNPMGGGGGGMNAPNMGVPPMGMNQPRPQGMAPFGNHGQRMPQQGYPGPRGPQGMPMQGMKRQYPGEVGAVAMAAPLSARSPTTFTNNYGGQQYGPNSQFAGQQGQYANPNAARPLPSPNYPGQRMPGQQNPGQYPPPGAGMGQYFKQEPFNGQSGNFSGSGFQYGQGNMNGAPRPVGNYPHSPVPGNPTPPMTPGMPPYLSPGQDVKPIFPPDIKPNMSALPPPPGNPHEELRLTFPVRDGVVLEPFRLEHNLAVSNHVFHLRPSVHQTLMWRSDLELQFKCYHHEDRQMNTNWPASVQVSVNATPLTIERGDNKTSHKPLHLKQVCQPGRNTIQITVTACCCVSITSASHLFVLQLVHRPSVRSVLQGLLKKRLLPAEHCITKVKRNFSSVAASSGNTTMNGEDGVEQTAIKVSLKCPITFRRIQLPARGHDCKHVQCFDLESYLQLNCERGTWRCPVCNKTALLEGLEVDQYMWGILNAIQNSEFEEVTIDPTCSWRPVAIKSEMHIKEDPDGPMAKRFKTMSPSQMIMPNVMEMIAQLGPGPSPYPNIPSQQGGNSGEYGNQGNNFQGHGTFDFPHGNVGGSSVNDFMHGPQLSHPPDMPNSLMGPDKPLSHGMSDTVPHSVSTDSPHNPMQQSLHGPSHGPSHGPGTPTGQSLHHGGPPGQQPGRQQQQQPNQSQASQQQQQQQQQAQQQQQQQQGPNSHPHPHPDLGFNPSGGLEGSGQVPPDMPEPSLDLLPELANPDDLLSYLDPPDLPSNNNDDLLSLFENN; encoded by the exons CGCTGCTGTCGTCCTGGTGTGAGGAGCTGGGTCGTCTGCTGCTGCTCCGGCACCAGAAGTCTCGACAGGGCGAGTCGCAGGGGAAAGTGCCCATGCAGCCGCCCATGGGCCCCATGAAGCCCGGCCTGTCTCACGG CGACGGGTCATTTCCGTACGACTCGGTCGCCTGGCAACAAAACACCAATCAGCCTCCCGGATCACTCTCCGTGGTGACCACTGTCTGGGGCGTGACCAACACGTCACAAAGCCAG gtTTTGGGGAACCCCATGGCGAGCGGCCAGAACCCCATGAACCCCAGCGGCAACCCCATGGGCTCGGGCATGTCGGGGGGCAACCCGGGCATCAACCCGTCCCAGTTCcccggccagcagcagcagttctcAGGCAAGGGCAACAGCAACCAGCAGTACATGCAGCAGAACATGTACGGCCGGCCCAGCTACCCCGGCGGAGGGGGCTACGGGGGCAG CTACCCCGGCGGTCCCAACACTCCCGGAGGTATGGGAATGCCTCCCCATTCCCGACCGCCCTCCGACTTCACCCAGCCTGCTGcggccgctgccgccgccgcagtcgccgccgccgccgccacggcAACCGCTACTGCCACGGCAACGGTCGCCGCCCTGCAGGAGACCCAGAACAAGGACATGAACCAATACGGACCG ATGTCTTCCTCTTTCCAGATGGGACCCAACCAGGCGTACGGCGGCCAGTTCATGAACCAGCAGGGGCCCCGGGGACCGCCCTCCCTGCCGGGCAACATGAACCCcatgggcggcggcggcggcggcatgaACGCGCCCAACATGGGCGTGCCTCCCATGGGCATGAACCAGCCGCGGCCCCAGGGCATGGCGCCCTTCGGGAACCACGGGCAGCGGATGCCCCAGCAGGGCTACCCAGGCCCCCGGGGCCCGCAGGGGATGCCCATGCAGGGCATGAAGAGGCAGTACCCGGGGGAGGTGGGTGCAGTCGCCATGGCAGCACCACTGAGCGCTAGATCCCCGACTACATTCACA AACAACTACGGGGGCCAGCAGTACGGACCAAACAGCCAGTTCGCCGGTCAGCAGGGGCAGTACGCCAACCCCAACGCCGCCCGGCCGCTCCCCTCGCCCAACTACCCGGGTCAGAGGATGCCGGGGCAACAGAACCCTGGCCAGTACCCTCCACCAGGTGCGGGCATGGGCCAGTATTTCAAG CAGGAGCCATTTAATGGGCAGAGTGGTAATTTCTCTGGGAGTGGATTCCAATATGGCCAAGGGAATATGAACGGG GCTCCTCGGCCGGTGGGTAACTACCCGCATTCGCCGGTACCCGGCAACCCCACGCCCCCCATGACCCCAGGAATGCCGCCATACCTGTCGCCCGGCCAGGACGTGAAGCCGATATTCCCGCCCGACATCAAGCCAAATATGAGCGCACTGCCCCCACCACCAG gGAACCCCCATGAGGAGCTGCGTTTGACCTTCCCTGTGCGGGACGGCGTGGTCCTGGAGCCCTTCCGGCTGGAGCACAACCTGGCCGTCAGCAACCACGTGTTCCATCTGCGACCGTCCGTGCACCAGACGCTCATGTGGAG GTCGGACCTGGAGCTGCAGTTTAAGTGCTACCACCACGAGGACCGTCAGATGAACACCAACTGGCCGGCGTCGGTGCAGGTGAGCGTCAACGCCACGCCGCTCACCATCGAGAGGGGCGACAACAAGACGTCCCACAAGCCCCTGCACCTGAAGCAGGTGTGCCAGCCGGGCAGGAACACCATCCAGATCACCGTCACGGCCTGCTGCTGTGTGAGTATCACttctgct TCGCACCTGTTTGTGCTGCAGCTGGTGCATCGGCCGTCGGTGCGCTCGGTCCTGCAGGGCCTGCTGAAGAAGAGGCTGCTCCCCGCCGAGCACTGCATCACCAAAg TGAAGAGGAACTTCAGCAGCGTAGCGGCTTCGTCTGGGAACACCACAATGAACGGAGAGGACGGCGTCGAACAGACTGCCATCAAAGTGTCGCTCAAGTGTCCGATCACCTTCCGGCGGATCCAGCTACCGGCGCGGGGACACGACTGTAAACACGTACAG TGCTTTGACTTGGAGTCCTACTTGCAGTTGAATTGTGAGCGAGGGACGTGGCGATGTCCAGTATGCAA TAAAACCGCATTGTTAGAGGGCCTGGAAGTCGACCAATATATGTGGGGCATCCTAAACGCTATACAAAA CTCGGAGTTTGAGGAGGTGACCATCGACCCGACATGTAGCTGGCGGCCGGTGGCCATCAAGTCAGAGATGCACATCAAGGAGGACCCCGACGGACCGATGGCCAAGCGCTTCAAGACCATGAGCCCGAGCCAGATGATCATGCCCAACGTGATGGAGATGATCGCCCAGCTGGGGCCGGGCCCGTCGCCGTACCCCAACATACCGTCGCAACAAGGTGGAAACAGCGGCGAATACGGCAACCAAG gcAACAATTTCCAGGGGCACGGGACCTTTGACTTCCCCCACGGCAACGTCGGAGGCTCGTCGGTGAATGACTTTATGCACGGCCCCCAGCTCTCGCACCCGCCGGACATGCCCAACTCACTCATGGGCCCGGACAAGCCCCTCAGCCACGGCATGTCGGACACA gTACCTCATTCTGTCAGCACTGACTCGCCCCACAATCCCATGCAGCAGAGCCTGCACGGGCCGTCCCACGGGCCGTCTCACGGGCCGGGCACCCCTACAGGGCAGTCGCTCCACCACGGTGGTCCTCCAGGCCAGCAGCCCGgtcgccagcagcagcagcagcccaatCAATCCCAGgcctcccagcagcagcagcagcagcagcaacaggcccagcagcagcagcagcagcagcaaggccCCAACAGCCACCCGCACCCCCACCCAGACCTCGGCTTCAACCCCTCGGGCGGCCTGGAGGGGTCGGGCCAAGTGCCGCCAGACATGCCCGAGCCCTCTCTGGAT CTTCTCCCTGAACTTGCGAACCCAGACGACCTGTTGTCTTACCTGGACCCCCCAGATCTTCCCAGCAATAACAACGACGACCTTCTGTCCCTGTTTGAAAATAACTGA
- the LOC134070699 gene encoding zinc finger MIZ domain-containing protein 1-like isoform X2 encodes MNSIPSMDRHIQQTNDRLVCIKQHLQNPANFHTAATELLDWCGDPRAFQRPFEQSLMGCLTVVSRVAAQQGFDLDLGYRLLAVCAANRDKFTPKSAALLSSWCEELGRLLLLRHQKSRQGESQGKVPMQPPMGPMKPGLSHGDGSFPYDSVAWQQNTNQPPGSLSVVTTVWGVTNTSQSQVLGNPMASGQNPMNPSGNPMGSGMSGGNPGINPSQFPGQQQQFSGKGNSNQQYMQQNMYGRPSYPGGGGYGGSYPGGPNTPGGMGMPPHSRPPSDFTQPAAAAAAAAVAAAAATATATATATVAALQETQNKDMNQYGPMSSSFQMGPNQAYGGQFMNQQGPRGPPSLPGNMNPMGGGGGGMNAPNMGVPPMGMNQPRPQGMAPFGNHGQRMPQQGYPGPRGPQGMPMQGMKRQYPGEVGAVAMAAPLSARSPTTFTNNYGGQQYGPNSQFAGQQGQYANPNAARPLPSPNYPGQRMPGQQNPGQYPPPGAGMGQYFKEPFNGQSGNFSGSGFQYGQGNMNGAPRPVGNYPHSPVPGNPTPPMTPGMPPYLSPGQDVKPIFPPDIKPNMSALPPPPGNPHEELRLTFPVRDGVVLEPFRLEHNLAVSNHVFHLRPSVHQTLMWRSDLELQFKCYHHEDRQMNTNWPASVQVSVNATPLTIERGDNKTSHKPLHLKQVCQPGRNTIQITVTACCCVSITSASHLFVLQLVHRPSVRSVLQGLLKKRLLPAEHCITKVKRNFSSVAASSGNTTMNGEDGVEQTAIKVSLKCPITFRRIQLPARGHDCKHVQCFDLESYLQLNCERGTWRCPVCNKTALLEGLEVDQYMWGILNAIQNSEFEEVTIDPTCSWRPVAIKSEMHIKEDPDGPMAKRFKTMSPSQMIMPNVMEMIAQLGPGPSPYPNIPSQQGGNSGEYGNQGNNFQGHGTFDFPHGNVGGSSVNDFMHGPQLSHPPDMPNSLMGPDKPLSHGMSDTVPHSVSTDSPHNPMQQSLHGPSHGPSHGPGTPTGQSLHHGGPPGQQPGRQQQQQPNQSQASQQQQQQQQQAQQQQQQQQGPNSHPHPHPDLGFNPSGGLEGSGQVPPDMPEPSLDLLPELANPDDLLSYLDPPDLPSNNNDDLLSLFENN; translated from the exons CGCTGCTGTCGTCCTGGTGTGAGGAGCTGGGTCGTCTGCTGCTGCTCCGGCACCAGAAGTCTCGACAGGGCGAGTCGCAGGGGAAAGTGCCCATGCAGCCGCCCATGGGCCCCATGAAGCCCGGCCTGTCTCACGG CGACGGGTCATTTCCGTACGACTCGGTCGCCTGGCAACAAAACACCAATCAGCCTCCCGGATCACTCTCCGTGGTGACCACTGTCTGGGGCGTGACCAACACGTCACAAAGCCAG gtTTTGGGGAACCCCATGGCGAGCGGCCAGAACCCCATGAACCCCAGCGGCAACCCCATGGGCTCGGGCATGTCGGGGGGCAACCCGGGCATCAACCCGTCCCAGTTCcccggccagcagcagcagttctcAGGCAAGGGCAACAGCAACCAGCAGTACATGCAGCAGAACATGTACGGCCGGCCCAGCTACCCCGGCGGAGGGGGCTACGGGGGCAG CTACCCCGGCGGTCCCAACACTCCCGGAGGTATGGGAATGCCTCCCCATTCCCGACCGCCCTCCGACTTCACCCAGCCTGCTGcggccgctgccgccgccgcagtcgccgccgccgccgccacggcAACCGCTACTGCCACGGCAACGGTCGCCGCCCTGCAGGAGACCCAGAACAAGGACATGAACCAATACGGACCG ATGTCTTCCTCTTTCCAGATGGGACCCAACCAGGCGTACGGCGGCCAGTTCATGAACCAGCAGGGGCCCCGGGGACCGCCCTCCCTGCCGGGCAACATGAACCCcatgggcggcggcggcggcggcatgaACGCGCCCAACATGGGCGTGCCTCCCATGGGCATGAACCAGCCGCGGCCCCAGGGCATGGCGCCCTTCGGGAACCACGGGCAGCGGATGCCCCAGCAGGGCTACCCAGGCCCCCGGGGCCCGCAGGGGATGCCCATGCAGGGCATGAAGAGGCAGTACCCGGGGGAGGTGGGTGCAGTCGCCATGGCAGCACCACTGAGCGCTAGATCCCCGACTACATTCACA AACAACTACGGGGGCCAGCAGTACGGACCAAACAGCCAGTTCGCCGGTCAGCAGGGGCAGTACGCCAACCCCAACGCCGCCCGGCCGCTCCCCTCGCCCAACTACCCGGGTCAGAGGATGCCGGGGCAACAGAACCCTGGCCAGTACCCTCCACCAGGTGCGGGCATGGGCCAGTATTTCAAG GAGCCATTTAATGGGCAGAGTGGTAATTTCTCTGGGAGTGGATTCCAATATGGCCAAGGGAATATGAACGGG GCTCCTCGGCCGGTGGGTAACTACCCGCATTCGCCGGTACCCGGCAACCCCACGCCCCCCATGACCCCAGGAATGCCGCCATACCTGTCGCCCGGCCAGGACGTGAAGCCGATATTCCCGCCCGACATCAAGCCAAATATGAGCGCACTGCCCCCACCACCAG gGAACCCCCATGAGGAGCTGCGTTTGACCTTCCCTGTGCGGGACGGCGTGGTCCTGGAGCCCTTCCGGCTGGAGCACAACCTGGCCGTCAGCAACCACGTGTTCCATCTGCGACCGTCCGTGCACCAGACGCTCATGTGGAG GTCGGACCTGGAGCTGCAGTTTAAGTGCTACCACCACGAGGACCGTCAGATGAACACCAACTGGCCGGCGTCGGTGCAGGTGAGCGTCAACGCCACGCCGCTCACCATCGAGAGGGGCGACAACAAGACGTCCCACAAGCCCCTGCACCTGAAGCAGGTGTGCCAGCCGGGCAGGAACACCATCCAGATCACCGTCACGGCCTGCTGCTGTGTGAGTATCACttctgct TCGCACCTGTTTGTGCTGCAGCTGGTGCATCGGCCGTCGGTGCGCTCGGTCCTGCAGGGCCTGCTGAAGAAGAGGCTGCTCCCCGCCGAGCACTGCATCACCAAAg TGAAGAGGAACTTCAGCAGCGTAGCGGCTTCGTCTGGGAACACCACAATGAACGGAGAGGACGGCGTCGAACAGACTGCCATCAAAGTGTCGCTCAAGTGTCCGATCACCTTCCGGCGGATCCAGCTACCGGCGCGGGGACACGACTGTAAACACGTACAG TGCTTTGACTTGGAGTCCTACTTGCAGTTGAATTGTGAGCGAGGGACGTGGCGATGTCCAGTATGCAA TAAAACCGCATTGTTAGAGGGCCTGGAAGTCGACCAATATATGTGGGGCATCCTAAACGCTATACAAAA CTCGGAGTTTGAGGAGGTGACCATCGACCCGACATGTAGCTGGCGGCCGGTGGCCATCAAGTCAGAGATGCACATCAAGGAGGACCCCGACGGACCGATGGCCAAGCGCTTCAAGACCATGAGCCCGAGCCAGATGATCATGCCCAACGTGATGGAGATGATCGCCCAGCTGGGGCCGGGCCCGTCGCCGTACCCCAACATACCGTCGCAACAAGGTGGAAACAGCGGCGAATACGGCAACCAAG gcAACAATTTCCAGGGGCACGGGACCTTTGACTTCCCCCACGGCAACGTCGGAGGCTCGTCGGTGAATGACTTTATGCACGGCCCCCAGCTCTCGCACCCGCCGGACATGCCCAACTCACTCATGGGCCCGGACAAGCCCCTCAGCCACGGCATGTCGGACACA gTACCTCATTCTGTCAGCACTGACTCGCCCCACAATCCCATGCAGCAGAGCCTGCACGGGCCGTCCCACGGGCCGTCTCACGGGCCGGGCACCCCTACAGGGCAGTCGCTCCACCACGGTGGTCCTCCAGGCCAGCAGCCCGgtcgccagcagcagcagcagcccaatCAATCCCAGgcctcccagcagcagcagcagcagcagcaacaggcccagcagcagcagcagcagcagcaaggccCCAACAGCCACCCGCACCCCCACCCAGACCTCGGCTTCAACCCCTCGGGCGGCCTGGAGGGGTCGGGCCAAGTGCCGCCAGACATGCCCGAGCCCTCTCTGGAT CTTCTCCCTGAACTTGCGAACCCAGACGACCTGTTGTCTTACCTGGACCCCCCAGATCTTCCCAGCAATAACAACGACGACCTTCTGTCCCTGTTTGAAAATAACTGA